A section of the Rossellomorea marisflavi genome encodes:
- a CDS encoding metallophosphoesterase translates to MNILVVSDSHGSKEELTDLSRMYAGKMDVMIHCGDSELRADDEVLDHFKVVRGNCDMDQRYPETHLEEGDGKRILVTHGHLYGIKMSLMKLKYKAEELGADMVFFGHSHELGAELMDGILFLNPGSILLPRGRHEKTYALIETTKHKIHVKFLSEKHELVEEIEFDM, encoded by the coding sequence ATGAACATTTTAGTTGTAAGCGATAGCCACGGGTCCAAGGAAGAACTGACCGACCTGTCCAGAATGTATGCGGGAAAGATGGACGTCATGATCCACTGCGGGGATTCCGAACTGCGGGCGGATGATGAAGTCCTGGACCACTTCAAAGTGGTCCGCGGCAACTGCGACATGGATCAACGATATCCCGAGACTCATCTTGAGGAAGGGGACGGCAAGCGGATCCTCGTGACCCACGGGCATTTATACGGAATTAAGATGTCATTGATGAAGCTGAAGTACAAAGCGGAAGAACTGGGAGCCGATATGGTCTTCTTCGGTCATTCCCATGAACTGGGGGCGGAGCTGATGGACGGGATCCTTTTCCTGAATCCAGGCAGCATCCTCCTGCCAAGGGGAAGGCACGAGAAAACGTACGCCCTCATCGAAACAACGAAGCACAAGATCCACGTGAAATTCCTGTCGGAAAAACACGAACTCGTCGAAGAAATCGAATTCGACATGTAA
- a CDS encoding XTP/dITP diphosphatase, whose translation MAKNVIIATKNRGKAKEFELMFKPYGYEVQTLLDLPHIEDVEETGVTFEENAILKAETVAKELDCLVISDDSGLSIDALDGRPGVYSARYAGESKSDEANMEKVLSELQGVDDANRTARFHCVLAIAGPGRKTETVNGTCEGVILEEKRGSNGFGYDPIFFVPSLGKAMAELTPDEKRSISHRGHALDQLRERLSDFV comes from the coding sequence ATGGCAAAGAACGTCATCATCGCAACCAAGAACAGGGGAAAAGCGAAAGAATTCGAACTCATGTTTAAGCCATATGGTTATGAGGTACAGACATTACTAGATTTACCACATATTGAAGACGTGGAAGAGACTGGTGTCACATTTGAAGAGAATGCGATCCTGAAAGCCGAAACAGTGGCAAAAGAACTCGACTGTCTTGTCATATCTGATGATTCGGGACTGAGCATCGACGCACTGGACGGCCGTCCGGGCGTATATTCCGCACGCTACGCCGGGGAATCGAAAAGCGATGAAGCGAATATGGAAAAGGTCCTTTCCGAACTCCAAGGAGTGGACGATGCAAATCGCACGGCCCGCTTCCATTGTGTACTGGCCATCGCCGGACCTGGGCGGAAGACGGAGACCGTAAACGGAACGTGTGAAGGCGTCATCCTCGAAGAGAAGCGGGGAAGCAATGGATTCGGTTATGATCCGATCTTCTTCGTCCCGTCACTCGGCAAGGCCATGGCAGAGCTCACGCCAGATGAGAAGCGGAGCATCAGCCATCGCGGACACGCACTGGATCAATTGAGAGAGAGACTATCCGACTTCGTGTAA
- the rph gene encoding ribonuclease PH, producing MRYDGRQKMELRPVEIETGYIKHPEGSVLITVGETKVICNASIEDRVPPFMRNSGKGWITAEYSMLPRATDTRNIRESSKGKISGRTMEIQRLIGRALRAVVDLEALGERTIWIDCDVIQADGGTRTASITGAFVAMALALGKLQDQNKISSFPLKSFLAATSVGIVEDHGAVLDLNYVEDSQAMVDMNIIMTGEGEFVELQGTGEEATFTMNQLQELLELGQTGIRELFDIQKDVLGELADRIQ from the coding sequence ATGAGATACGATGGAAGACAGAAGATGGAGCTTAGACCGGTTGAAATCGAGACGGGTTATATCAAGCATCCGGAAGGTTCGGTGCTGATCACGGTAGGAGAGACGAAGGTGATTTGCAACGCAAGCATCGAGGACCGCGTACCGCCGTTCATGCGAAACAGTGGAAAGGGCTGGATCACTGCCGAATACTCCATGCTGCCGCGAGCGACCGACACTCGGAACATCAGGGAATCGTCCAAAGGAAAGATTTCCGGGCGAACGATGGAAATTCAGCGTCTGATCGGACGGGCCCTGCGTGCCGTCGTGGATCTGGAAGCGCTGGGTGAACGTACGATCTGGATCGACTGTGATGTCATCCAGGCGGACGGCGGGACAAGGACCGCTTCCATCACGGGAGCGTTCGTCGCCATGGCCCTTGCCCTCGGAAAACTTCAGGATCAGAACAAAATCAGCAGCTTCCCGCTTAAAAGCTTCCTCGCTGCGACCAGCGTCGGAATCGTGGAGGACCACGGGGCAGTGCTCGATCTGAACTATGTAGAAGACAGCCAGGCCATGGTGGATATGAATATCATCATGACGGGCGAAGGGGAATTCGTCGAGCTTCAAGGGACAGGGGAGGAAGCAACATTCACGATGAATCAGCTTCAGGAACTCCTTGAACTCGGTCAGACCGGGATCCGTGAACTATTCGACATTCAAAAAGACGTACTGGGTGAACTCGCAGACAGAATACAGTAA
- a CDS encoding GerMN domain-containing protein gives MAKKAKVSIAVTVLASSVYLSGCGLFSFGDKKEKIDPPQDTSYLKEGEKVDTAKKEEGKETSAKKEEATENSVMTELYLIDKNGYVVSQSIPLPGKESVAKQALEHLVVNGPVQEVLPNGFRAVIPADTQVSVDIKDGVAVADFSSEFKEYQPEDEQRILESITWTLTQFDSVEKVELRVNGYPLTEMPVAGTPISEDGLTRKTGINVDTSGVADPTSTKPLTVYYVSQTDKETYYVPVTKRVSSSETDNVKAVVNELIEGPGYASSLVSDFTGAELLDDPKIKDGNVTLNFNESVYGSVEEKLVSEHMLNALVLSLTEQKDIKGVSVEVNGEAASVAKDGEAVTEPVTRPENVNAIGF, from the coding sequence ATGGCGAAAAAAGCGAAAGTGTCCATTGCAGTAACGGTATTAGCATCTTCTGTGTATCTGTCGGGGTGTGGGTTGTTCAGTTTTGGGGATAAGAAGGAAAAGATCGACCCCCCTCAGGATACCTCGTACTTAAAAGAAGGTGAGAAAGTAGATACAGCCAAAAAAGAAGAAGGCAAGGAAACCTCTGCCAAAAAAGAAGAAGCAACTGAAAACAGCGTCATGACGGAGCTTTATCTCATCGATAAAAACGGGTACGTCGTCTCCCAGTCCATCCCGCTGCCGGGGAAAGAAAGTGTCGCCAAACAGGCGCTTGAGCATCTCGTCGTGAACGGTCCGGTGCAGGAAGTGCTACCGAACGGATTCAGGGCGGTGATTCCGGCTGATACGCAGGTATCGGTGGACATCAAGGACGGGGTGGCGGTAGCCGATTTCTCTTCTGAATTCAAGGAGTATCAGCCTGAAGACGAGCAGCGGATCCTCGAGTCCATCACCTGGACACTGACTCAGTTTGATTCCGTTGAGAAAGTGGAGCTTCGCGTAAACGGCTATCCGCTGACGGAAATGCCGGTTGCCGGAACGCCGATCAGTGAGGATGGCTTGACTCGGAAGACCGGTATCAACGTCGATACGAGCGGGGTTGCCGACCCGACAAGCACCAAGCCATTGACCGTATACTATGTGTCCCAGACCGATAAGGAAACGTATTATGTTCCGGTCACGAAGCGGGTGAGTTCGAGTGAAACCGATAATGTGAAAGCGGTGGTGAATGAGCTCATCGAAGGACCAGGGTATGCATCCTCCCTCGTCAGTGATTTCACAGGGGCGGAACTTCTCGATGATCCGAAGATCAAAGATGGGAATGTAACGTTGAACTTCAATGAAAGCGTCTACGGGAGCGTGGAGGAAAAACTCGTATCCGAGCATATGCTGAACGCCCTCGTCCTCTCATTGACGGAGCAAAAGGACATCAAGGGCGTATCCGTTGAAGTGAACGGGGAAGCGGCCTCTGTCGCCAAGGATGGAGAAGCTGTGACAGAACCGGTGACCCGACCGGAAAATGTCAATGCGATTGGTTTCTGA
- the racE gene encoding glutamate racemase — MIQPIGVIDSGVGGLTVAKEIMRQLPKETIYYLGDTARCPYGPRTVEEVRQFTWDMTRYLLQYDMKMLIIACNTATAAALDEIQTHLDIPVIGVIHPGARAAIKRTRNKRVGVLGTIGTVNSKAYPDALHSLHGGLEVSSLACPKFVPLVESGEYGSDVADRIISETLEELKGLDLDTLILGCTHYPLLQPKIQAFMGPSVSVISSGDETASEVSTILDYYNLLYRGVHPPEHRFFTTGSSTIFSGIASDWLDGEIKAETIRID, encoded by the coding sequence GTGATTCAACCTATAGGCGTGATCGACTCTGGCGTAGGTGGCCTGACGGTGGCCAAGGAAATCATGCGCCAGCTGCCGAAAGAAACCATCTATTATCTAGGGGATACAGCGAGATGCCCGTATGGTCCAAGGACCGTGGAAGAAGTCAGGCAGTTCACCTGGGACATGACCCGGTACCTGCTGCAGTATGATATGAAAATGCTCATCATTGCCTGCAATACGGCAACGGCCGCGGCCCTGGATGAAATCCAGACGCATCTGGATATTCCCGTGATCGGGGTCATCCATCCGGGAGCAAGGGCAGCGATCAAACGGACGCGCAACAAACGGGTAGGCGTACTCGGTACGATCGGGACCGTAAACAGCAAGGCCTATCCCGATGCCTTGCACTCCCTTCATGGGGGGCTCGAGGTATCATCCCTCGCCTGTCCGAAGTTCGTACCTCTCGTGGAGAGCGGGGAATACGGAAGCGACGTGGCCGATCGCATCATCAGTGAAACCCTTGAAGAACTCAAGGGGCTCGATCTTGATACCTTGATCCTGGGCTGCACCCATTACCCGCTTCTGCAGCCGAAGATCCAGGCATTCATGGGTCCTTCTGTGAGTGTCATCAGCTCGGGTGATGAGACGGCGAGTGAAGTGAGCACGATCTTGGACTACTACAATCTACTATATAGAGGGGTCCATCCCCCTGAGCACCGTTTCTTTACAACGGGCTCCTCTACGATCTTCTCCGGGATCGCCTCCGACTGGCTCGACGGGGAAATCAAAGCCGAAACCATCCGCATTGACTAA
- a CDS encoding MarR family winged helix-turn-helix transcriptional regulator — protein MENVKDAAVAGVVADIEKDLRYISSIIKQKGREILSQYTITPPQFIALQWLFEFGDMTIGDLSNRMYLACSTTTDLVDRMEKNQLVERVRDEKDRRVVRIHMLKEGERIIEEVINKRQNYLESVLSDFSYDEVLQLQQNLSKLHLEIKPE, from the coding sequence ATGGAAAATGTGAAGGATGCCGCCGTAGCCGGAGTGGTAGCGGATATTGAAAAAGATCTTAGGTACATCTCGTCCATCATCAAACAAAAAGGGCGTGAAATCCTCAGTCAGTATACGATCACACCTCCTCAGTTCATCGCCCTTCAGTGGCTGTTTGAATTCGGCGATATGACGATCGGTGACTTATCGAACCGGATGTATCTTGCCTGCAGTACGACGACCGACCTCGTGGACAGGATGGAAAAGAATCAGCTCGTCGAACGCGTCAGGGATGAGAAAGACCGGCGTGTCGTCAGGATACATATGCTGAAAGAGGGCGAAAGGATCATTGAAGAAGTGATCAATAAAAGGCAGAATTATTTGGAGAGCGTGCTGTCGGATTTCTCATACGATGAAGTGCTTCAGCTTCAGCAAAACCTCTCGAAATTACATCTAGAAATCAAACCAGAATGA
- a CDS encoding helix-turn-helix domain-containing protein, translated as MKDNDFTHKPLLTKREKEVFELLVQDKTTKEIAGDLFISEKTVRNHISNAMQKLGVKGRSQAVVELLRMGELKL; from the coding sequence TTGAAGGACAATGATTTTACACACAAACCGTTGCTCACCAAAAGAGAGAAAGAAGTATTCGAACTGTTGGTACAGGACAAAACCACCAAGGAAATTGCCGGTGATTTATTCATCAGTGAAAAAACAGTTCGGAATCATATTTCCAACGCCATGCAAAAGCTTGGAGTGAAGGGGCGATCTCAAGCTGTTGTAGAGCTTCTTCGCATGGGGGAACTAAAGCTTTAA
- a CDS encoding acyl-CoA thioesterase, protein MKNVTYIEDVNTWKEGFSFFIDVKVRFSEVDMFGHMNNTVPFVYFEQARIDYFKSLGFMQDWVKPDHETMIVVADLQCDFARQVYFDEHIRLFVKAGEIGNSSVDLHYMGLNAKDDICFVGRGTMVQISKRTGKGAPWTDEMKNRFNESPSGSIS, encoded by the coding sequence ATGAAGAACGTTACATATATTGAGGATGTAAATACGTGGAAGGAAGGGTTTTCATTTTTCATCGATGTCAAGGTACGGTTTTCAGAGGTGGATATGTTCGGCCATATGAACAATACCGTTCCATTTGTTTACTTTGAACAGGCAAGGATCGATTATTTCAAGAGCCTTGGATTCATGCAGGACTGGGTGAAGCCCGATCATGAAACGATGATCGTCGTGGCGGATCTTCAGTGTGATTTTGCGAGGCAGGTTTATTTCGATGAGCATATCAGGCTCTTTGTGAAGGCTGGGGAGATCGGGAATTCCTCTGTCGACCTCCATTATATGGGTCTGAACGCCAAGGATGACATCTGCTTCGTCGGAAGAGGAACCATGGTCCAAATATCAAAAAGGACCGGGAAAGGTGCTCCATGGACGGATGAAATGAAGAACAGGTTCAATGAGAGCCCTTCAGGATCGATTTCATAA
- the sdhB gene encoding succinate dehydrogenase iron-sulfur subunit, with protein MAEKKIRFVITRQEGPDAAPYQEEFSLDYRPNMNVISALMEIRRNPVNAKGEGTTPINWDMNCLEEVCGACSMVINGKPRQSCTALIDQLEQPIRLEPMRTFPVVRDLQVDRSRMFDSLKKVKAWIPIDGTYDLGPGPRMPEKKRQWAYELSKCMTCGVCLEACPNVNSKSDFIGPAPLSQVRLFNAHPTGAMNKDERLEAIMGDGGLANCGNSQNCVQSCPKGIPLTTSIAALNRETTFQMFKNFFGSDHMVDS; from the coding sequence ATGGCTGAGAAAAAGATCCGTTTTGTCATCACCCGTCAGGAAGGCCCGGATGCCGCCCCTTATCAAGAAGAATTCTCCCTTGATTATCGCCCGAATATGAACGTGATCTCCGCTTTGATGGAGATCCGTCGTAACCCGGTCAATGCGAAAGGGGAAGGCACGACACCGATCAACTGGGATATGAACTGCCTTGAGGAAGTATGTGGAGCCTGCTCCATGGTCATCAACGGGAAACCGAGACAATCCTGTACGGCCTTGATCGATCAGCTCGAGCAGCCGATCCGTCTTGAGCCTATGCGCACCTTCCCGGTCGTCCGCGACCTGCAGGTGGACCGCAGCAGGATGTTCGACAGCCTGAAGAAAGTGAAAGCTTGGATCCCGATCGACGGTACGTACGATCTTGGACCTGGACCGCGTATGCCAGAGAAAAAGCGCCAGTGGGCATATGAACTTTCAAAATGCATGACATGCGGTGTTTGCCTCGAAGCTTGCCCGAATGTTAACAGCAAGTCGGACTTCATCGGTCCTGCTCCCCTATCTCAAGTACGCCTCTTCAATGCGCATCCGACGGGTGCCATGAATAAGGATGAGCGTCTTGAAGCCATCATGGGCGACGGCGGACTGGCGAACTGTGGGAACTCTCAAAACTGCGTGCAGTCTTGTCCGAAGGGAATCCCTTTGACAACCTCCATCGCAGCGTTGAACAGGGAGACCACTTTCCAGATGTTCAAGAACTTCTTCGGAAGCGACCACATGGTGGATTCATAA
- the sdhA gene encoding succinate dehydrogenase flavoprotein subunit gives MSKGKIIVVGGGLAGLMATIKAAEKGAPVDLFSLVPVKRSHSVCAQGGINGAVNTKGEGDSPWEHFDDTVYGGDFLANQPPVKAMTEAAPGIIHLLDRMGVMFNRTPEGLLDFRRFGGTQHHRTAFAGATTGQQLLYALDEQVRRHEVAGLVNKYEGWEFLGVIIDDEGKARGIVAQNLQTMEIQSFPADAVIMATGGPGIIFGKSTNSVINTGSAASIVYQQGAYYANGEFIQIHPTAIPGDDKLRLMSESARGEGGRVWTYKDGKPWYFLEEKYPAYGNLVPRDIATREIFDVCVNQKLGINGENMVYLDLSHKDSKELDIKLGGIIEIYEKFMGDDPRKVPMKIFPAVHYSMGGLWVDYDQMTNIPGLFAAGECDYSQHGGNRLGANSLLSAIYGGMVAGPNAIKYIEGLESSVETVPASVFERHVKQEQEKWNEIMSMDGTENAYVIHKELGEWMTDNVTVVRHNDKLVETDKKIVELMERYKKININDTAKWSNQGAMFTRQLWNMLQLARVITIGALNRNESRGAHYKPEFPDRNDEDFLKTTMAKFNASANAPEFHYEEVDTSLIQPRKRDYSKKKGGSN, from the coding sequence ATGAGTAAAGGGAAAATCATCGTAGTCGGTGGTGGCTTAGCCGGTCTGATGGCCACCATCAAAGCAGCAGAAAAAGGCGCACCGGTCGATCTATTTTCATTGGTGCCAGTTAAACGCTCCCACTCCGTTTGCGCACAGGGTGGCATAAACGGAGCGGTCAATACAAAAGGAGAAGGGGATTCTCCTTGGGAACATTTCGATGATACGGTCTATGGAGGCGACTTCCTGGCAAATCAGCCGCCAGTCAAGGCCATGACCGAAGCAGCACCAGGCATCATCCACCTTTTGGACCGTATGGGCGTCATGTTCAACCGGACACCGGAAGGCTTGCTTGACTTCCGTCGCTTTGGTGGAACACAGCATCACCGTACTGCGTTTGCCGGTGCAACAACCGGTCAACAGTTATTGTACGCATTGGACGAGCAGGTTCGCCGCCATGAAGTGGCAGGGCTCGTGAATAAATATGAAGGATGGGAATTCCTCGGTGTCATCATCGATGACGAAGGGAAGGCACGCGGAATCGTCGCCCAGAACCTTCAAACGATGGAGATCCAGTCATTCCCGGCCGATGCCGTCATCATGGCAACGGGAGGACCCGGCATCATCTTCGGAAAATCAACGAACTCCGTCATCAATACAGGATCCGCTGCTTCCATCGTCTATCAGCAGGGTGCGTATTATGCGAACGGTGAGTTCATCCAGATCCATCCGACAGCGATTCCAGGGGACGATAAGCTGCGCCTCATGAGTGAATCGGCACGTGGGGAAGGCGGACGCGTCTGGACGTACAAAGACGGAAAGCCTTGGTACTTCCTCGAAGAGAAATACCCGGCTTACGGAAACCTCGTACCACGTGATATCGCAACGCGTGAAATCTTCGACGTGTGCGTGAACCAGAAGCTCGGCATCAACGGGGAGAACATGGTGTATCTTGATCTTTCCCATAAGGATTCCAAGGAACTCGACATCAAGCTCGGCGGCATCATCGAAATCTATGAGAAGTTCATGGGTGATGATCCACGCAAAGTGCCGATGAAGATCTTCCCTGCGGTCCACTATTCAATGGGCGGCCTGTGGGTCGATTACGATCAGATGACGAATATCCCTGGACTGTTCGCTGCCGGTGAGTGTGATTACTCCCAGCATGGTGGGAACCGACTTGGAGCCAACTCCCTCCTTTCCGCGATCTATGGCGGTATGGTGGCCGGACCGAATGCAATCAAGTACATCGAGGGGCTTGAAAGCTCAGTCGAAACCGTACCTGCATCCGTATTCGAGCGCCATGTGAAACAGGAGCAAGAGAAATGGAACGAGATCATGAGCATGGACGGAACCGAAAACGCGTACGTGATCCACAAAGAGCTTGGCGAGTGGATGACAGATAACGTGACCGTGGTCCGTCACAATGACAAGCTTGTGGAAACTGATAAGAAAATCGTAGAGCTCATGGAGCGCTATAAAAAAATCAATATCAATGACACGGCGAAGTGGAGCAATCAGGGTGCCATGTTCACGCGTCAGCTTTGGAACATGCTACAGCTTGCACGCGTCATCACCATCGGTGCACTGAACCGGAATGAAAGCCGCGGTGCCCACTACAAGCCGGAATTCCCTGACCGTAATGATGAGGATTTCCTCAAGACGACCATGGCGAAGTTCAATGCTTCCGCCAATGCGCCGGAATTCCATTACGAAGAAGTGGATACATCGTTGATCCAACCGCGTAAACGTGACTATTCTAAGAAAAAAGGGGGTTCTAACTAA
- a CDS encoding succinate dehydrogenase cytochrome b558 subunit produces the protein MAGNREFNFRRLHSLLGVIPVGLFLTQHLVVNHFATGGEESFNQAAHFMESLPFRYFLEIFIIFLPLYFHAIYGIYIAFTSKNNASRFGFFRNWMFLLQRVSGVITFIFVTWHIWQTRVAAFFGAEVNFQMMEEIFSNPFMVAFYVLGVLSTIFHFANGLWSFCVSWGITVTPRSQRIATYVTIGIFLALSIVGMRAIFAFIV, from the coding sequence ATGGCTGGAAATCGAGAGTTTAATTTTCGCAGGCTTCATTCATTACTAGGTGTGATTCCGGTTGGATTATTCTTAACGCAACATTTAGTGGTGAACCATTTTGCCACTGGCGGGGAAGAATCGTTCAATCAGGCAGCACATTTCATGGAAAGTCTACCTTTCCGCTATTTCCTGGAGATCTTCATCATTTTCCTTCCATTGTATTTCCATGCGATCTATGGAATCTACATTGCGTTCACGTCCAAGAATAACGCCAGCAGATTCGGATTCTTCCGTAACTGGATGTTCCTTCTTCAACGTGTATCCGGCGTCATCACGTTCATCTTCGTCACATGGCATATCTGGCAGACACGTGTCGCTGCATTCTTCGGCGCGGAAGTGAACTTCCAAATGATGGAGGAGATATTCTCCAACCCGTTCATGGTCGCATTCTACGTGCTGGGTGTCCTGTCTACGATCTTCCACTTCGCCAATGGCCTATGGTCATTCTGCGTCAGCTGGGGAATCACGGTCACACCGCGTTCGCAGCGCATCGCTACATACGTGACAATCGGGATCTTCCTTGCGCTTTCCATCGTGGGCATGCGCGCCATCTTTGCTTTTATCGTATAA
- a CDS encoding YslB family protein — MEQKKEEVVESQSVPVFGYELIRDLLLPDILGKHTPDILYWGGKQLARKFPLPSNDELISFFREAGWGDLAIVEQKKNEITFELSGEFVKRRNSLKSDASFKLETGFLAEFVQMQYKFVTEATDELHKRNQTVKITAVWDDKDRVE, encoded by the coding sequence TTGGAACAGAAAAAAGAAGAAGTCGTAGAGTCCCAGTCCGTTCCCGTCTTCGGATATGAACTGATACGCGATCTGCTGCTACCCGATATCCTCGGGAAACACACACCCGATATTCTGTACTGGGGCGGTAAACAGCTTGCAAGGAAATTCCCCCTTCCATCCAATGATGAACTGATTTCATTCTTCCGTGAAGCCGGATGGGGAGATCTCGCCATCGTTGAGCAGAAGAAGAACGAAATCACGTTCGAACTCAGCGGGGAATTCGTCAAGCGCCGCAATTCATTGAAATCGGATGCCTCCTTCAAATTGGAAACGGGCTTTCTTGCCGAATTTGTCCAAATGCAGTACAAATTCGTCACCGAAGCGACTGATGAACTACATAAGCGAAACCAGACCGTCAAGATCACGGCCGTCTGGGATGACAAAGACAGGGTCGAATGA
- a CDS encoding aspartate kinase — protein MGIIVQKFGGTSVGSVERIQHVASRVVEEKEKGNDVVVVVSAMGKTTDALVGMAKEICSQPSKREMDMLLSTGEQVTISLLTMALIQVGQDAISFTGWQAGIETESIHSNARITNIHTEKLASHLNEGKVVIVAGFQGMTASGEITTLGRGGSDTTAVAIAAALKAERCDIYTDVDGVYTSDPRYIKAARKLSSISYDEMLELANLGAGVLHPRAVEFAKNYQIPLEVRSSIERIEGTYIEEEASMEQNLVVRGVAFENEITRVTVFGLNNALKGLSSIFTTLAEHHLNVDIIIQSQTEQNTTNLSFSIKGHDLEETLEVLEQHKESLGFTHVEYEGGLSKVSIVGSGMISNPGVAAEMFEVLADNGITIKMVSTSEIKVSVVVDEDLMNKAAQVLHSSFHLDEVKVEEITL, from the coding sequence TTGGGTATAATCGTTCAGAAATTTGGCGGAACTTCGGTGGGATCAGTGGAACGGATTCAGCATGTGGCTTCACGTGTGGTGGAAGAGAAGGAAAAGGGGAATGACGTCGTCGTCGTCGTTTCCGCAATGGGAAAAACGACGGATGCCCTTGTAGGCATGGCAAAGGAAATCTGCTCGCAGCCGAGCAAACGTGAAATGGATATGCTTCTGTCTACAGGAGAGCAGGTGACCATCTCACTCTTGACGATGGCCCTCATCCAGGTCGGCCAGGACGCGATTTCGTTTACGGGCTGGCAGGCCGGGATCGAGACGGAATCCATCCACAGCAATGCCAGGATCACCAATATCCACACGGAAAAATTGGCATCCCATCTGAATGAAGGGAAGGTCGTCATCGTGGCCGGATTCCAGGGAATGACTGCATCAGGTGAGATCACCACCCTTGGCCGCGGCGGATCCGATACGACGGCCGTCGCCATCGCAGCAGCCCTGAAGGCGGAACGCTGTGACATTTACACAGACGTAGACGGGGTCTACACATCCGATCCCCGTTATATAAAAGCAGCAAGGAAGCTTTCCAGCATCTCCTATGACGAAATGCTGGAGCTTGCCAATCTTGGGGCGGGCGTCCTCCATCCGAGGGCCGTGGAATTTGCCAAAAACTATCAGATTCCATTGGAAGTCCGTTCAAGCATCGAGAGGATCGAAGGTACTTATATTGAGGAGGAAGCAAGCATGGAACAAAATCTAGTTGTACGCGGCGTAGCGTTCGAGAATGAAATCACAAGGGTGACGGTCTTCGGTCTGAATAATGCGTTGAAGGGGCTATCTTCGATCTTCACCACGCTAGCGGAGCATCACCTGAATGTTGATATCATCATTCAAAGTCAAACAGAACAGAATACGACCAATCTGTCGTTCTCCATCAAAGGACATGATCTTGAAGAGACCCTCGAGGTCCTCGAACAGCATAAAGAATCCCTTGGCTTCACCCATGTGGAATATGAAGGGGGACTGTCGAAGGTATCCATCGTCGGCTCAGGCATGATCTCGAATCCGGGTGTCGCAGCAGAGATGTTCGAAGTACTGGCAGATAACGGGATCACCATCAAGATGGTGAGTACATCTGAAATCAAAGTCTCCGTCGTCGTGGATGAAGATCTTATGAATAAAGCGGCACAGGTGCTGCATTCCTCTTTCCATCTTGATGAAGTGAAAGTGGAAGAAATCACCCTGTGA